A single region of the Bifidobacterium asteroides DSM 20089 genome encodes:
- the purH gene encoding bifunctional phosphoribosylaminoimidazolecarboxamide formyltransferase/IMP cyclohydrolase, with protein sequence MVTTNRTINRALVSVYHKQGLEALASAFRQAGTEVVSTGSTARKLQDLGVQVTPVEKVTGFPESLDGRVKTLDPHIHAGLLADMTNPDHVQQLKDLGIAPFDLVVVNLYPFEQTVLEGADSGQCLERIDIGGPAMIRAAAKNHASVAVITDPDDYALAAERIASGTGFSLAERGRLAAKAFALTASYDAAIAEWTARTWVDDKQNKANDQGPAQALTRTWRLASQLRYGENPHQKAALYLDPLDRDGFAAAEHLGGAKEMSYNNYVDADAAWRSVWDFPDLPAVAVVKHSNPCGLAVGEDIAQAHRRAHACDPMSAYGGVIAANRTVTLTMAQQIKPVFTEVIVAPGYEPEALDLLRTKKNLRILSVERRPRLRPVIRPIDGGALVQTPDLIDAPGDNPSTWRLVSGSPADQATMDDLTFAWRAIRSVKSNAVLLANQGATVGIGMGQVNRVDSSHLAVERANTLDEGRNRAKGSVAASDAFFPFADGLEYLIQAGIRAVVQPGGSIRDPEVIKAAQDADLTMYLTGTRHFFH encoded by the coding sequence ATGGTCACCACGAATCGAACCATCAACCGAGCGCTGGTCTCGGTCTACCACAAGCAGGGGCTTGAGGCCCTGGCATCGGCTTTCCGCCAGGCAGGCACCGAGGTCGTCTCCACCGGCAGCACCGCAAGGAAGCTGCAGGATCTGGGCGTCCAGGTCACCCCGGTGGAAAAGGTCACCGGTTTTCCCGAGAGTCTAGACGGCCGGGTCAAAACCCTGGATCCGCACATCCACGCAGGATTGCTGGCCGACATGACCAACCCTGACCATGTCCAGCAACTCAAAGACCTGGGCATAGCCCCATTCGACCTGGTGGTGGTCAACCTTTACCCCTTCGAGCAGACCGTCCTTGAGGGCGCAGACTCGGGCCAGTGCCTGGAACGCATCGACATCGGCGGTCCCGCCATGATCCGCGCCGCCGCCAAAAACCATGCCAGCGTGGCTGTGATCACCGACCCGGACGACTATGCCCTGGCCGCCGAACGTATAGCTTCCGGCACCGGTTTCAGCCTGGCCGAGCGTGGACGTCTGGCTGCAAAAGCCTTCGCCCTGACCGCCTCCTACGACGCGGCCATAGCCGAGTGGACAGCGCGCACATGGGTCGACGACAAGCAGAACAAGGCCAATGATCAGGGCCCAGCTCAGGCGTTGACTCGCACCTGGCGCCTGGCCAGCCAGTTGCGCTATGGGGAGAACCCCCACCAGAAGGCCGCCCTCTACCTGGACCCGCTGGACCGGGACGGGTTCGCCGCAGCAGAGCACCTGGGCGGCGCCAAGGAAATGAGCTACAACAACTACGTGGATGCGGATGCAGCCTGGCGCTCGGTCTGGGACTTCCCTGACCTGCCCGCAGTGGCCGTTGTCAAGCACTCCAACCCCTGTGGTCTGGCCGTGGGGGAGGACATCGCCCAGGCCCACCGTCGCGCCCACGCCTGCGACCCCATGAGCGCCTATGGCGGGGTCATCGCCGCCAACCGCACGGTCACCCTGACCATGGCCCAGCAGATCAAGCCGGTCTTCACCGAGGTGATTGTGGCACCGGGCTATGAGCCCGAGGCCCTGGACCTGCTGCGGACCAAGAAGAACCTGCGCATCCTGTCTGTGGAACGCCGCCCGCGTCTGCGCCCGGTCATCCGTCCCATCGACGGGGGAGCCCTGGTGCAGACGCCCGACCTGATTGATGCCCCGGGGGACAATCCCTCCACCTGGCGTCTGGTCTCCGGCAGCCCCGCCGACCAGGCGACCATGGATGACCTGACCTTCGCCTGGCGGGCCATCCGCTCGGTCAAGTCCAACGCCGTGCTCCTGGCCAACCAGGGAGCCACCGTGGGCATCGGCATGGGCCAGGTCAACAGGGTTGACTCCAGCCACCTGGCCGTGGAGCGGGCCAACACCCTGGACGAGGGCCGTAACCGCGCCAAGGGTTCGGTGGCCGCATCCGACGCCTTCTTCCCCTTCGCAGACGGTCTGGAATATCTGATCCAAGCCGGAATCAGAGCCGTGGTGCAACCTGGAGGATCGATCCGTGATCCCGAGGTGATCAAGGCCGCCCAGGACGCTGATCTGACCATGTATCTGACCGGGACTCGCCACTTCTTCCACTGA